GGTAGCCCCGACTCGAAATCGCGCGACCTGAAAATCGCCAACCTGTTCGAGCACTATTTTGCAAAACTCCCCGCCTCGCCCATCTCCGCCGCGCCCGTGACATCGGCGACTCCCGCTTCGCCCTCGCAACCCGCCCGCACGCCGCCGCCCGCGCCCGAGAAACCCGCCGCCCCACCGCCGCAAAATGCGGGCACCCTGAATCCCGACGGGCCGGACATCCGTTTCTAGAAAGGCACGGCCTGCCTTGACACACCCACGCGCCGCCCTTTAATCAACCACCCTTTACACAACTCAAAACCGTCAAGTCACACGCCCATGCCCGCCGCCAACGACATTCGCAAAGGCCAAGTCATCAAGTTCAATAACGAGCCGCACCTCGTCATGGAAACCCAGCACCGCACGCCGGGCAACCTCCGAGCCTTCGTCCAGATCAAGATGCGCAACCTCCGCTACGGCAAGGCGCTCGACCAGCGTTTCGCGTCCACCGACACCATCGAGGTGCTCCCCACCGACAAGCGCACGCTCGAGTTCAGCTACGCCGACCGCGGCACCTACGCGTTCATCGACCCCGAGACATTTGACCAGATCGAGCTCAGCGAGCAGCAACTCGGCGACGCCAAGAACTACCTCGCGCCCGGCGGCAAGGTTGACATCCTCTTCGTGGACGGCAATCCGCTCAACGTCGAACTCCCCTCCGCCGTCGCGCTCAAGATCGCCGAAAGCGCCGATGGCATCAAGGGCGACACCGCCAGCAATGTCCAGAAACCCGCCACGCTCGAAACCGGGCTCGTCGTGCAGGTCCCGCTCTTCATCAAGGAAGGCGAAGTCATCCGCGTGAGCACCGCCGACGGCACCTATCTCGGCCGCAACTGAGCTTGTTGGCCAAAATTTTTTCGATCGAAGTCCGCGCCGCCGCGTGAGCGACTGGGAGCGCCGGCATCTTGCCGGCGCGAATCGGACGAATCCCCGAGGGAAACCGGAGATTTCATGAATAGGTTGCCACGTGAGGGCGGCAACCATCGATGAAACAAAAAAAATCCGCATTCACCATCAAGCCGTTCAAGAACCGCAACGGCGTGATTTCATTCCGCGTCGCCGGCTGGTTGCTCGGCGAGCGCATCCGTAAAAACTTTAAGACCCGCGAGGATGCCATTGCAGAGCGCGCCGCGCTCGAACTGCGCGTGCTCCAGTCGCAATCCAACCTTCGCGGCGCGAGCACGTTTTTGACCGAGGCGCAGTTGCGCGAGGCCGAGGCCGCGTTTCTCCGGCTGGAGAAGGCGCGGCGTCCGCTCACCTTCTACCTCGACTACGCGCTGGCCAATTACCGCGAGCCCGAGGCCGCGCTGAAAATCGCCGATGCCATCGAAACCTACATGAAGGCGCGCAAGGAGGACGTGCAACAGGCGTTGATAGGCAAACGGCAGTTGCGGAACATCCGGCTGGAGCTGACGGAGTTCCAGCGGCATTTTCCGACGCAGACGCTTGCGGAGGCGGGCACGGAGGCGTTGCACGCCTACATCCGGCGCGACAGTGGCTCGCTGAAGACGCAGAACAACCGGCGCGGCGTGCTGTGCGCGTTTTTCAACCACGCGGTGCGCAAGGAATGGGTGGGCGGCAACCCGGTGGCGAAAATCCCGCGCAACCGCATCGAGCACAATCGCGGCAGCGCCGAGGCGCTGACGGCGGAGCGCGCCGCGCAACTCATGGCGCACGTGGAGAGTGTCCACGGCGGGGCATTCGTGCCGTTTTTCGCGTTGTGCCTGTTCGCCGGCATCCGGCCCGAGGGGGAGATTTCCAAGCTGCCCGCCGCCGACGTGCGGCTGGAAAACGCCGCCATCACCATCGAGCCGTGGGTTTCCAAGGTGAACATGCGCCGGCTCATCACCATCCAGCCGAATCTTGCCGCGTGGCTCAAAGCCTATCCGCTGGACGAATACCCCGTTATTCCGCCCAAGGATAAAATGAAGAGCATCGCCAAAAAGCTCACGCGCATCCGCCAAAAATTCGGCGTCGGGCACGACGTGCTGCGGCACACGTTTATTTCGATGCACGTGGGAAAATTCCGTTCGATGGGCGACACGGCGTTGCAGGCGGGCAATTCGGAGAGCATCATCCGCCGCCATTACCTGAACGTGACCACCACGCAGGAGGCCGAGGCCTTCTTCGGGATTGCGCCGAAGAGGTCTCCGGCAGTGAAAACAGCGGCGACTGCGGAGGAGGCCGGCGCATCGCAGAGCACCGATATCACCGCAGCCGACGCGGGCGCGCCGCACCGCCTCGCGGCATAGCAGGCCGTCTCCCGAATCCATGCGCCTCCACCGCGCGGCGCGGGCGACCACCGCAAAGGCCGCTCGCGCCGCGCCTGCCGGCCTTTGCGCGCCCATGCGGGGAATCATCGCGGATACCCCGCCCGCGTTGACCGCGCAACAGCGACATGAAAACCATGCGAAACACCACACACACCATTGCCGCGCCCGCCATCACAGGCGCCGCCACTGCAAACAACACCGGCGCTCCCGCCGGTGTTCAACAGCCGCTCACCGACATCAACGGCCTGCGCCTGAGCGAGATTTTCCCCAAGGGGCGCGAGCCGTCCATCCGCACGCTGCGCGCGGGGACGCAGGAGCGCCGCATCCCGCACCACCGCCTCGGGCACTTTGTGTATTACGATCTCACGGAAGTCGAGGCGCACATCCGTGTAAAATTGTTCGTGCCGCCGCGCAACTGACGCGCGCGCGATGGGTCGCGACGCGAATTTCCCACATGTGGGAAATTTCCCCTCGTCCACCCAAAGGCGCGCCGGCATTTATAGTGTTTTCGTTTAACATTGGCGCGGCAGCGCCGGTAGGGCGAAGCCTCCGGCTGAGCCGCGGATCGGCGGGGACGCCTCGCCCTGCCATTTGGGCCAAGGTTGAGAGAAATTACTATATAATGCCGCCTGCCACAAAAACCGCCCGCAGGCCCTGCATCACGCAGGGCCTGTTTTGTTTTTCGAGATGAAACTCCGCCACGAGCAGGTTCTTGGTGTGCCACGAGCGGCGGCTTGTCGCCGCTTTTGATGGAGGTTTCGAGGGCGACCGCCCGCCGCAGGCCGCATGGCGGGCCATAATCCATTTTTGCCAATCAAATGAGTGCGGCGGACGCCGTCCGGGCTCTCCCAAATCCGCGCCCTGCGCCGCCGCCTGCCATCTGGCGATGCCTGCCCGGCGGTGAAAATGGCTTGCATGGACCACGGGTCTTAGTTATTTTTACCTAGTTTTTTATTTTTTTCCGCTATTTTCCCCGTTCGCCTCCGCTGTCATGTCTTCGCCTGCCGTTATAATGTTTTTTCCCTGTGCAGCCCATGCCTGCCGGGGCGGTGCCGCGGGCGGAATTAACCACGGATTACACGAATTATCACGAATAAGAGAAAGATTTGGGCATACCTGTAATCCGTGGTTAA
This genomic stretch from Termitidicoccus mucosus harbors:
- the efp gene encoding elongation factor P, producing the protein MPAANDIRKGQVIKFNNEPHLVMETQHRTPGNLRAFVQIKMRNLRYGKALDQRFASTDTIEVLPTDKRTLEFSYADRGTYAFIDPETFDQIELSEQQLGDAKNYLAPGGKVDILFVDGNPLNVELPSAVALKIAESADGIKGDTASNVQKPATLETGLVVQVPLFIKEGEVIRVSTADGTYLGRN
- a CDS encoding tyrosine-type recombinase/integrase, with the translated sequence MKQKKSAFTIKPFKNRNGVISFRVAGWLLGERIRKNFKTREDAIAERAALELRVLQSQSNLRGASTFLTEAQLREAEAAFLRLEKARRPLTFYLDYALANYREPEAALKIADAIETYMKARKEDVQQALIGKRQLRNIRLELTEFQRHFPTQTLAEAGTEALHAYIRRDSGSLKTQNNRRGVLCAFFNHAVRKEWVGGNPVAKIPRNRIEHNRGSAEALTAERAAQLMAHVESVHGGAFVPFFALCLFAGIRPEGEISKLPAADVRLENAAITIEPWVSKVNMRRLITIQPNLAAWLKAYPLDEYPVIPPKDKMKSIAKKLTRIRQKFGVGHDVLRHTFISMHVGKFRSMGDTALQAGNSESIIRRHYLNVTTTQEAEAFFGIAPKRSPAVKTAATAEEAGASQSTDITAADAGAPHRLAA